Proteins co-encoded in one Acipenser ruthenus chromosome 3, fAciRut3.2 maternal haplotype, whole genome shotgun sequence genomic window:
- the lrrcc1 gene encoding leucine-rich repeat and coiled-coil domain-containing protein 1 yields MAENKQLDGELCLIDKHITSFSEIPLNEKLKSLNLHCNRISKIEGLGRAWHLRHLDLSSNRITCIEGLGSLASLRTLNLSCNLVTKVEGLHGLGNLIRLNLSYNQISDLSGFLQLHGTSHKLSCIYLHSNCVGSVNHVLQCLMGLQCLTDLTLDKDGKGNPVCMVPGYREITLQSIPQLIALDGRNRYGERVNSVEESPVDVPGLEDFMEYLVSSDASMNVEKGNAGLPLVTPKIEEVLTKFRQRTDTEIYGATESGKKDSSSSEVEKNNLTSKNLNNELRIKKLEHQITQLFEQTPACSSSTPSTMQKAKRDIDHTSESDCESGKENRRKGSRRSRIPSYRRTTAVTRQRTIKEAKGKKSDGDQAMPSAKKHLISPCQGEESTSNTWSTELDVPRSLSKKASAGPKTKKDPPGTKQTNTNEESTYRAIIEELDQERERRWKAEQAVKILTEQMKGLQTRAIEEKDIQTMAIHTTDRLKELLLKQKAEKSKLQASVHELKENTESLSNELRHARSAEEHQRRALKCLEENMSKIETQRLHQQAAEMKRIQEMELKVAASQREVEIVRVSLRQQKDKVRQLHELLASREQVHRTELESRVTLTGPEFQNALSKEMAATEQRHLQQMKESQEKMNIMKQQYMELEDEFRMALTIEATRFKEVKDGFEQITSELMEHKKALAKSQQKEKQSASLIQELTAMVKEQKARIAELIKSKQGSTSELKSRIRSLEAVVEEDTRRNVQIELLKQDKSKLISQLTAQESVIDGLRAERRIWGQELAHQGASLAQDRGRLEARIDVLTTEMETTKKQNERDIDALKIKAKIVDDQTETIRKLKEGLQERDEQIRKLREENLQIQKSFQEQLEYETAPLHELREKVERLTERKEELKQQLEEKEKELEGVKKAYSAMNNKWQDKAELLTQLEAQVKHMKDVFDAKEKKLVDEKEKSLQSQKAAVEKLHSLDDAFRRQLDSVQAAHQADLLQLATEKQKQIEAANERVYQVEEEMRQLLQETASSKKMMEEKIRRLTSVLKEFQ; encoded by the exons ATGGCAGAAAATAAACAGTTAGATGGGGAGCTCTGTCTGATTGATAAACACATTACAAG TTTTTCAGAAATACCTTTAAATGAAAAGCTTAAGTCCCTGAATCTCCACTGCAACAGAATCTCCAAGATTGAAGGCCTTGGCCGGGCATGGCATTTGCGACACTTGGACCTCTCATCTAATCGCATAACTTGCATTGAGGGACTGGGATCGCTGGCTTCTCTACGGACACTTAACTTATCTTGTAACTTGGTAACTAAAGTAGAAG gACTTCATGGACTTGGGAACCTTATAAGACTGAATTTGTCTTATAACCAAATAAGTGATCTATCCG GATTTTTGCAACTTCATGGAACCAGCCACAAACTGAGCTGCATTTATCTCCATAGTAACTGTGTTGGCAGTGTAAACCATGTATTGCAGTGCCTAATGGGATTGCAGTGCCTGACTGATCTAACTTTGGATAAGGATGGCAAAGGCAACCCAGTCTGTATGGTGCcag GGTATAGAGAAATAACCCTGCAGTCGATACCTCAGTTGATTGCACTGGATGGTAGGAATCGTTATGGTGAACGTGTCAACTCAGTTGAAGAGAGTCCAGTAGATGTACCTGGTTTGGAAGATTTTATGGAATACTTGGTTTCTTCGGATGCTAGCATGAATGTAGAAAAG GGTAATGCTGGGCTGCCATTAGTTACCCCTAAAATTGAAGAAGTGCTCACTAAGTTTCGTCAGCGTACAGATACAGAAATCTATGGAGCCACGGAATCTGGTAAAAAGGATAGCTCTTCTTCCGAAGTGGAGAAAAATAACTTGACCAGTAAAAATTTGAATAACGAACTTAGAATAAAAAAACTTGAGCATCAAATTACTCAGCTGTTTGAACAG acTCCTGCGTGTTCAAGTTCAACTCCATCAACCATGCAGAAAGCAAAAAGAGACATAGATCATACATCTGAAAGTGACTGTGAAAGTGGCAAAGAGAATCGCAGAAAGGGTTCAAGAAGATCCAGAATTCCCAGTTACAGGAGAACCACTGCAGTCACCAGACAGCGTACCATCAAGGAAGCTAAAGGAAAAAAGTCTGACGG TGACCAAGCTATGCCTTCtgcaaaaaagcatttgatttcTCCATGTCAAGGAGAGGAGTCCACCAGTAATACATGGTCTACTGAGTTGGATGTTCCGAGAAGTCTGTCCAAAAAAGCATCTGCAGGACCAAAAACGAAGAAGGATCCCCCTGGAAccaagcaaacaaacacaaatgaagAATCTACATACAGA GCAATAATTGAGGAACTCGACCAGGAAAGGGAGAGAAGATGGAAAGCTGAACAGGCTGTGAAAATATTAACGGAACAAATGAAAGGCTTGCAAACCCGAGCCATTGAGGAGAAGGATATCCAAACCATGGCCATTCATACAACAGACAG gTTAAAGGAattgcttttaaaacagaaagctgaGAAAAGTAAGCTCCAGGCCAGTGTTCATGagttaaaagaaaacacagagtCTCTTTCTAATGAGTTGAGACATGCAAGGAGTGCTGAGGAACATCAGCGGAGGGCATTAAAGTGCTTGGAAGAAAACATGTCAAAGATAGAAACCCAAAGATTACATCAGCAGGCCGCAGAG ATGAAAAGAATACAAGAAATGGAGCTAAAGGTTGCAGCATCCCAAAGGGAAGTGGAAATAGTGAGAGTGTCTCTCCGACAGCAGAAGGACAAAGTGCGACAGCTGCATGAACTTCTTGCTTCTAGAGAGCAAGTACATAG GACAGAATTGGAATCCAGAGTAACACTGACAGGACCAGAATTTCAAAATGCTTTATCTAAAGAGATGGCTGCAACAGAGCAGAGACATTTACAACAAATGAAGGAATCTCAGGAGAAAATGAATATTATGAAGCAGCAATATATGGAGTTGGAGGATGAATTCCGTATGGCTCTGACCATTGAAGCAACACGATTTAAAGAG gtGAAAGATGGGTTTGAACAGATTACGTCAGAGTTAATGGAACATAAGAAAGCCCTGGCTAAATCTCAGCAAAAGGAGAAACAGTCTGCAAGCTTGATTCAGGAGCTTACAGCTATGGTGAAAGAGCAGAAGGCAAGAATAGCTGAATTAATAAAGTCAAAACAAGGGTCAACCTCGGAACTGAAG agtCGAATCAGATCACTGGAAGCAGTGGTGGAAGAGGACACAAGAAGAAATGTTCAGATTGAGTTGCTGAAGCAGGATAAATCAAAGCTTATTTCACAGCTAACTGCCCAGGAGTCTGTAATTGATGGTCTCAGAGCAGAAAGGAGGATATGGGGACAAGAGCTAGCACACCAAG GAGCTTCCTTGGCACAGGATAGAGGAAGATTGGAGGCCAGGATTGATGTACTGACAACTGAAATGGAAACGACAAAGAAACAGAATGAACGGGACATCGATGCTCTGAAGATTAAAGCTAAGATTGTAGACGACCAAACAGAAACGATAAGGAAGCTTAAGGAG ggcctACAAGAAAGGGATGAACAGATAAGAAAACTGCGAGAGGAAAACCTTCAGATTCAAAAATCCTTTCAAGAGCAGCTTGAATATGAAACTGCACCATTGCATGAGCTAAGAGAGAAGGTCGAAAGACTCACTGAGAGAAAAGAGGAATTAAAACAGCAGCTtgaggagaaagagaaagagctgGAGGGTGTAAAGAAAGCTTATAG TGCTATGAATAACAAATGGCAAGACAAAGCAGAACTCCTGACACAGCTGGAAGCCCAGGTCAAACATATGAAAGATGTTTTTGATGCTAAGGAAAAGAAACTTGTGGATGAGAAAGAGAAGTCACTTCAAAGCCAAAA agCTGCAGTGGAGAAGCTTCACTCGCTTGATGATGCATTTAGGAGGCAGCTTGATTCAGTACAAGCAGCCCATCAAGCTGATCTACTTCAACTTGCAACAGAAAAGCAAAAGCAAATAGAAGCAGCGAATGAAAGG GTGTATCAGGTTGAAGAAGAAATGAGGCAACTTCTGCAAGAAACAGCAAGCAGTAAAAAGATGATGGAAGAAAAAATTAGAAGACTCACTAGTGTCCTGAAAGAATTTCAGTAG